One part of the Canis lupus dingo isolate Sandy chromosome 14, ASM325472v2, whole genome shotgun sequence genome encodes these proteins:
- the NEUROD6 gene encoding neurogenic differentiation factor 6 isoform X1 gives MLTLPFDESVVMPESQMCRKFSRECEDQKQIKKPESFSKQIVLRGKSIKRAPGEETEKEEEEEDREEEDENGLPRRRGLRKKKTTKLRLERVKFRRQEANARERNRMHGLNDALDNLRKVVPCYSKTQKLSKIETLRLAKNYIWALSEILRIGKRPDLLTFVQNLCKGLSQPTTNLVAGCLQLNARSFLMGQGGEAAHHTRSPYSTFYPPYHSPELTTPPGHGTLDNSKSMKPYNYCSAYESFYESTSPECASPQFEGPLSPPPINYNGIFSLKQEETLDYGKNYNYGMHYCAVPPRGPLGQGAMFRLPTDSHFPYDLHLRSQSLTMQDELNAVFHN, from the coding sequence ATGTTAACACTACCGTTTGATGAGTCTGTTGTAATGCCAGAATCCCAGATGTGCAGAAAGTTTTCTAGAGAATGTGAGGACCAGAAGCAAATTAAGAAACCAGAAAGCTTTTCCAAACAGATTGTCCTTCGAGGAAAGAGCATCAAAAGGGCCCCCGGAGAAGAAAccgagaaggaagaagaggaggaagacagggaagaggaagatgaaaaTGGCTTGCCCAGAAGGAGGggtcttaggaaaaaaaagaccaccaAGCTCCGACTGGAGAGGGTCAAGTTCAGGAGACAGGAAGCGAATGCGCGCGAGAGAAACAGGATGCACGGCCTCAACGACGCTCTGGACAATTTAAGAAAAGTGGTCCCCTGTTATTCCAAAACCCAAAAACTGTCCAAAATAGAAACTTTACGACTGGCCAAAAACTACATCTGGGCACTTTCTGAAATTCTGAGAATCGGCAAGAGACCTGATCTGCTCACGTTCGTCCAAAACTTATGCAAAGGTCTTTCCCAGCCAACTACAAACTTGGTGGCAGGCTGCTTGCAGCTCAACGCCAGGAGTTTCCTGATGGGTCAGGGTGGGGAGGCTGCGCACCACACAAGGTCACCCTACTCTACTTTCTACCCACCCTACCACAGCCCTGAGCTCACCACTCCCCCAGGGCATGGAACTCTTGATAATTCCAAGTCCATGAAACCCTACAATTATTGCAGTGCATATGAATCCTTCTATGAAAGCACTTCCCCTGAGTGTGCCAGCCCTCAGTTTGAAGGTCCCTTAAGTCCTCCCCCAATTAACTATAATGGGATATTTTCCCTGAAGCAAGAAGAAACCTTGGACTATGGCAAAAATTACAATTACGGCATGCATTACTGTGCagtgccacccaggggtccccttggGCAGGGTGCCATGTTCAGGTTGCCCACCGACAGTCACTTCCCTTACGACTTACATCTGCGCAGCCAATCTCTCACCATGCAAGATGAATTAAATGCAGTTTTTCATAattaa
- the NEUROD6 gene encoding neurogenic differentiation factor 6 isoform X2, giving the protein MKLKPKIVLRGKSIKRAPGEETEKEEEEEDREEEDENGLPRRRGLRKKKTTKLRLERVKFRRQEANARERNRMHGLNDALDNLRKVVPCYSKTQKLSKIETLRLAKNYIWALSEILRIGKRPDLLTFVQNLCKGLSQPTTNLVAGCLQLNARSFLMGQGGEAAHHTRSPYSTFYPPYHSPELTTPPGHGTLDNSKSMKPYNYCSAYESFYESTSPECASPQFEGPLSPPPINYNGIFSLKQEETLDYGKNYNYGMHYCAVPPRGPLGQGAMFRLPTDSHFPYDLHLRSQSLTMQDELNAVFHN; this is encoded by the exons atgaaattaaaaccTAAG ATTGTCCTTCGAGGAAAGAGCATCAAAAGGGCCCCCGGAGAAGAAAccgagaaggaagaagaggaggaagacagggaagaggaagatgaaaaTGGCTTGCCCAGAAGGAGGggtcttaggaaaaaaaagaccaccaAGCTCCGACTGGAGAGGGTCAAGTTCAGGAGACAGGAAGCGAATGCGCGCGAGAGAAACAGGATGCACGGCCTCAACGACGCTCTGGACAATTTAAGAAAAGTGGTCCCCTGTTATTCCAAAACCCAAAAACTGTCCAAAATAGAAACTTTACGACTGGCCAAAAACTACATCTGGGCACTTTCTGAAATTCTGAGAATCGGCAAGAGACCTGATCTGCTCACGTTCGTCCAAAACTTATGCAAAGGTCTTTCCCAGCCAACTACAAACTTGGTGGCAGGCTGCTTGCAGCTCAACGCCAGGAGTTTCCTGATGGGTCAGGGTGGGGAGGCTGCGCACCACACAAGGTCACCCTACTCTACTTTCTACCCACCCTACCACAGCCCTGAGCTCACCACTCCCCCAGGGCATGGAACTCTTGATAATTCCAAGTCCATGAAACCCTACAATTATTGCAGTGCATATGAATCCTTCTATGAAAGCACTTCCCCTGAGTGTGCCAGCCCTCAGTTTGAAGGTCCCTTAAGTCCTCCCCCAATTAACTATAATGGGATATTTTCCCTGAAGCAAGAAGAAACCTTGGACTATGGCAAAAATTACAATTACGGCATGCATTACTGTGCagtgccacccaggggtccccttggGCAGGGTGCCATGTTCAGGTTGCCCACCGACAGTCACTTCCCTTACGACTTACATCTGCGCAGCCAATCTCTCACCATGCAAGATGAATTAAATGCAGTTTTTCATAattaa